GTGCGCTGCACGTCGTCCTCGCTGCGAACGTCGCCGACGACCGCGACCGGCCGCTCGCCCATGAGCTCCGCGAGCGCGTCGGCCGACTCGCCGAGCCGACGTTCGTGGACGTCGCTGATCGCGACCCGCGCGCCTTCTTCGACGCAGCGCTTCGCGGTCGCGAAGCCGATGCCCGTGCCCGCGGCCGCGGTCACGAGCACGGTCTTTCCCTCGAGCAGGCGGTGGGCGGTCGGGTAGTCGGGTGCCGTCACGCGGTGACCTTCGGTTCGGGCGGCAGGCCGAGGGCCCGCTCGCCGATGATGTTGCGCTGGATCTGGTCGGAGCCGCCGTAGATCGTGTCGGCGCGCGACCAGAGGAAGAGGCGCGCGAACGCGGTCGCATCCGACGCCGGCGCGTCCGGCGACGCGTCGGCCACGAGTGCGTCGCTGCCGAGCGAGTCGATCGCGAGCTCGCCGAGCCGCTGGTGTACGCCGGCCCAGTAGAGCTTGTGGATCGCGGTCTCGCGCGACACGGTGCCGTGCTCCATTGCGCTGAGGCTGCGCAGCGCGTGGAAGCGCATGACGCGCAACGCGATCCACGCCTCGGCGACGCGCTGGCGAAACGCAGCGTCGGCGAGCAGACCGCGCCCGCGCGCGACGTCGATGAGCGCGTGGAGCTCGTTCTCGAACGTCAGCTGCTGCCCGAGCGTCGACGCGCCGCGCTCGAACGCGAGCGTGCCCATCGCGACGCGCCAGCCGCCGTCGACCTCGCCGACGATGTTCTCGACGCTCGTGCGCGCCTCGGTGAAGAACACCTCGTTGAACTCCGCGCCGCCGGTGATCTGGCGGATCGGACGGATGTCGATCCCGGGCTGGTCCATCGGCACGAGCAGGTACGACACGCCGCGGTGCCGCGGCGCGTCGCGATTCGTGCGGCACACGACGAAGCACCACTGCGCCCAGTGCGCGAGCGACGTCCACACCTTCTGCCCGCTCACGACCCACTCGTTGCCGTCGCGCTCGGCGCGCGTCTGCACGTTCGCGAGATCCGACCCTGCGTTCGGTTCGGAGTAGCCCTGGCACCAGATCTCGGTGCCGTCGAGGATGCCGGGCAGGAAGCGGCGCTTCTGCTCGTCGGTGCCGAAGTGCACGATCGTCGGACCGAGCAGTCCCTCGCCGACGATGCCGACGCGACCGGGACCACCGGCGCGCGCGTACTCCTCGTAGAACACGACCTGCTCGAGCAGGCTCGCTTCGCGGCCGCCGTACTGCTTCGGCCACGAGAGTCCGATCCATCCGCCGGCGCCGAGC
This genomic window from Acidimicrobiia bacterium contains:
- a CDS encoding acyl-CoA dehydrogenase family protein, yielding MDLRFGAEHEAFRAEAREWLTERLDGPFAGVRGRGGPGDEDACVEERREWERELGAGGWIGLSWPKQYGGREASLLEQVVFYEEYARAGGPGRVGIVGEGLLGPTIVHFGTDEQKRRFLPGILDGTEIWCQGYSEPNAGSDLANVQTRAERDGNEWVVSGQKVWTSLAHWAQWCFVVCRTNRDAPRHRGVSYLLVPMDQPGIDIRPIRQITGGAEFNEVFFTEARTSVENIVGEVDGGWRVAMGTLAFERGASTLGQQLTFENELHALIDVARGRGLLADAAFRQRVAEAWIALRVMRFHALRSLSAMEHGTVSRETAIHKLYWAGVHQRLGELAIDSLGSDALVADASPDAPASDATAFARLFLWSRADTIYGGSDQIQRNIIGERALGLPPEPKVTA